One genomic segment of Drosophila melanogaster chromosome 3L includes these proteins:
- the IleRS-m gene encoding Isoleucyl-tRNA synthetase, mitochondrial: MLRIFYFRVGNRLYSMKAAKKDAKKYTDTINLPKTKFPNRLTAAKREEQERLVLENKIAVSYAYQEQRLAEKGKPTFVLHDGPPYANGQLHMGHAVNKILKDITLRQRVAHGQRVNYIPGWDCHGLPIELKATSTAPGQSAQEIRQKSRAFAWEAIKSQKEEFSSWGILANWQKDNIYMTFQPEFIVNQLEMFYNLYEKGLVYRDLKPVYWSPSSRTALAEAELEYDANHISPSVYVRFALNPSSFDVKDKQIYALVWTTTPWTLPSNQAICYNASLEYVIVRLSDRNQDELYLMASALMADFEANTQLKCEIVQHLSGELLSKLSYNHPIDKEQSNLPFFDASHVQDSKGTGLVHTAPAHGPEDFLVSLTQKIPVKCFVNEEGTYTKEAPDFLRGKSVLDQGNSLVLDRIAEDVVHSSKLEHSYPIDWRTKKPVIIRASEQWFINTEKLKTPAADALEQVEIYPRANAEASKKALLTQLQKRPYWCISRQRAWGVPIPVLYSRESGKVVLNSALIEHLCNLLRKEGSIDFWWVKSVEELVPEHLLRELHHEAKDLVKGTDILDIWFDSGSTWSAVLGKDKIADLYLEGYDQFTGWFQSSLLMSIAARECAPYKALFVHGFTVDEKGYKMSKSLGNVISPKQITKKYGTDALRWWVASHGTQHMSITVSDKLLQQAAENLCKIRGTMRYLKGVIGEKQSGEKLIRTSDKSYLNRYLLSQLVEFESEVEKLYQAYEYNRVVACVQNFIANQVSAVYVHLIKDRLYCGDDHELLAIRQTLTHCYQQLCKSLWPIVPFLVEESWSYYDTTGGAFHEQIVQTNPEWQDTKATEVINAAFDVKRLINQQAGDVNTWHLAVTIKGKERSQLDLLRELHSPLGESVSNSELCEILQVGSVTLLQSHNSDLDIALSKLQISLCPRCRRYGLEDEQKTCQRCSDVMEAKN; encoded by the exons ATGCTTAGGATTTTCTACTTTCGCGTTGGAAACCGCTTATATTCTATGAAAGCGGCCAAAAAGGATGCAAAGAAATACACAGACACCATAAACCTGCCAAAGACCAAGTTTCCCAATCGTCTCACCGCAGCAAAACGCGAGGAACAGGAGCGTCTAGTTCTGGAG AACAAGATTGCAGTTTCCTATGCGTACCAGGAGCAGCGACTGGCGGAGAAGGGGAAACCCACCTTCGTCCTTCACGATGGACCGCCCTACGCCAACGGACAACTTCACATGGGCCATGCCGTCAACAAGATCCTTAAAGATATCACTCTGCGCCAGCGGGTAGCACATGGCCAGCGAGTCAACTACATTCCTGGCTGGGATTGTCATGGCCTGCCAATAGAACTGAAGGCCACAAGTACTGCTCCAGGTCAGAGTGCTCAAGAAATCCGCCAGAAAT CTCGTGCCTTTGCTTGGGAGGCCATTAAATCGCAAAAAGAGGAGTTCAGCAGCTGGggcattttggccaactggcaGAAGGACAATATCTACATGACCTTCCAGCCAGAGTTTATAGTCAATCAATTGGAAATGTTCTACAATCTGTACGAGAAAGGACTGGTCTATCGCGACTTGAAGCCAGTTTACTGGTCACCTTCATCCAG GACAGCCCTGGCCGAGGCGGAACTGGAATATGATGCTAATCACATAAGTCCTTCGGTGTATGTGAGATTTGCTCTTAATCCAAGTAGCTTTGATGTAAAGGATAAGCAAATTTATGCCCTAGTCTGGACCACAACTCCGTGGACCTTGCCGAGTAACCAAGCCATCTGTTACAATGCCTCGTTGGAATACGTTATAGTCAGGTTGTCGGATCGCAACCAGGATGAGCTATACCTCATGGCTTCAGCTCTTATGGCGGACTTTGAGGCCAATACTCAGCTAAAGTGTGAGATAGTGCAGCACTTGAGTGGAGAATTATTGAGCAAGCTGAGCTATAATCATCCAATTGATAAAGAACAATCGAATCTGCCCTTTTTCGACGCCAGTCATGTGCAGGATAGCAAAGGTACGGGCCTGGTGCACACAGCTCCTGCCCATGGACCAGAAGATTTCCTTGTTAGTCTGACCCAGAAAATTCCTGTAAAGTGTTTTGTGAATGAGGAGGGCACTTACACCAAGGAAGCTCCTGATTTTCTACGCGGAAAATCAGTGTTGGATCAGGGAAATTCCCTAGTCCTCGACCGCATAGCAGAGGATGTAGTCCACTCCTCAAAGCTGGAACATTCCTATCCTATTGATTGGCGCACAAAAAAGCCTGTGATAATTCGTGCCAGTGAGCAGTGGTTCATTAATACCGAAAAGCTAAAGACGCCTGCTGCAGATGCCTTGGAACAAGTGGAGATCTATCCTAGAGCCAATGCTGAGGCCAGCAAGAAGGCATTGCTCACACAACTCCAGAAGAGACCATATTGGTGCATCTCCAGGCAGCGAGCGTGGGGCGTACCCATTCCTGTTCTCTACAGTCGGGAGTCCGGAAAAGTGGTACTTAATTCCGCTCTTATTGAACATCTTTGCAATCTGCTCCGCAAGGAGGGATCAATCGACTTCTGGTGGGTAAAATCCGTGGAGGAACTGGTACCCGAGCATTTACTTCGTGAACTTCACCATGAAGCCAAAGATCTTGTCAAGGGCACTGACATACTGGACATTTGGTTCGACTCTGGTAGCACATGGTCCGCTGTGCTGGGCAAGGATAAGATAGCCGATCTGTATCTTGAGGGTTATGACCAATTCACCGGTTGGTTTCAATCATCACTGCTTATGAGCATTGCTGCTCGGGAATGTGCACCGTACAA GGCCCTCTTCGTTCACGGATTTACCGTGGATGAGAAAGGATACAAGATGTCGAAATCTTTGGGAAATGTAATTTCCCCAAAGCAGATAACCAAGAAATATGGTACGGATGCACTGCGTTGGTGGGTTGCCTCCCATGGAACGCAGCACATGTCCATTACAGTGAGCGATAAGCTACTGCAGCAAGCGGCAGAAAATCTATGCAAGATCCGCGGAACTATGCGATATTTAAAAGGCGTAATTGGAGAGAAACAATCGGGGGAGAAGCTTATACGAACTTCGGATAAGAGCTATCTTAATCGTTATTTGTTAAGCCAGCTGGTTGAATTTGAATCTGAG GTGGAGAAGCTATACCAAGCTTATGAGTACAATCGTGTTGTCGCCTGTGTCCAAAACTTCATTGCAAATCAGGTGTCCGCCGTCTATGTGCATCTCATCAAGGATCGTCTTTATTGTGGTGATGATCACGAGCTACTGGCCATTCGTCAAACTCTTACCCACTGCTATCAACAACTCTGCAAGAGCTTATGGCCCATTGTTCCCTTCCTGGTGGAGGAAAGCTGGAGCTACTATGACACCACAGGTGGTGCATTCCACGAGCAAATTGTTCAGACTAATcctgaatggcaggacaccAAAGCCACTGAAGTGATTAATGCAGCGTTCGATGTTAAACGACTTATTAACCAACAGGCTGGAGATGTTAACACCTGGCACTTGGCCGTGACCatcaaaggaaaggaaagaaGCCAGCTGGATTTGCTGCGAGAACTTCACAGCCCTCTTGGAGAGTCTGTGAGCAATTCTGAATTATGCGAGATATTGCAAGTGGGGTCAGTTACGCTCTTACAGTCCCATAATAGCGACTTGGATATTGCTTTAAGTAAACTTCAGATATCACTGTGCCCACGTTGTCGTCGCTATGGTCTGGAGGATGAGCAGAAAACGTGTCAACGTTGCTCTGACGTTATGGAGGCAAAGAACTAA
- the ATPsynbetaL gene encoding ATP synthase, beta subunit-like — protein MLVSWAKMATACARIGLKMGPGTGGYRGNYLGNPVVFPRYLHASLSLWDDKDKKKSGDECEPEPQEVCKTDAELVKKKDEAEDECEEKKSDGGGKKLESKGRKGVIHAVIGPVIDVYFEEEVPEVLNALQVQDAPIANLVLEVFHHLGNNIVRCVAMDSTEGLRRGQPVLDTGYPIRVAVGKAVLGRILNVVGDPIDDRGEVKSDFYSFIHNEAPELTDLSVKPEILVTGIKVIDLLAPYVKGGKIGLFGGAGVGKTVLIMELINNIAKSHGGYSVFVGAGERTREGNDLYHEMIESKVISLEDDSSKVVLVFGQMNEPPGARSRVVLTGLTIAEYFRDVDGQDVLLFIDNIFRFTQAGSEVSALLGRIPSAVGYQPTLGTDMGTMQERITSTRNGSITSVQAVYVPADDLSDPAPAATFSHLDATTVLSRPIAELGIYPAVDPLDSSSRILDPDVVGEEHYNVARAVQKTLQAYKSLQDIIAILGMDELSEEDKLTVARARKMQRFLSQPFQVAEIFTGHPGKLVPVEKCVEGFKRLLNGEYDDIPEIAFYMVGDAEEVLAKATQLAASMSGDAPPAKAEAKKDEKKDTKPEEGKKEEPPKGEDKKEEAKDDKPKEPEKKD, from the exons ATGTTGGTATCATGGGCTAAAATGGCTACAG CATGTGCAAGGATTGGCCTGAAGATGGGCCCGGGTACCGGGGGTTACCGGGGCAACTATCTTGGTAATCCTGTGGTGTTTCCCCGCTACCTTCATGCCTCCCTGTCCCTTTGGGATGACAAGGATAAGAAAAAGTCGGGCGATGAGTGCGAGCCCGAGCCGCAGGAAGTCTGCAAGACGGACGCGGAACTGGTTAAGAAGAAGGATGAAGCCGAGGATGAGTGTGAGGAAAAGAAGTCCGACGGCGGAGGCAAGAAGCTGGAGAGCAAGGGTCGCAAGGGTGTCATCCATGCTGTCATCGGTCCCGTCATCGATGTCTACTTCGAGGAGGAGGTTCCGGAGGTGCTCAACGCGCTCCAGGTGCAGGATGCTCCCATTGCTAACCTAGTGCTGGAG GTATTCCACCATCTGGGCAACAATATCGTCCGTTGCGTGGCCATGGATTCCACCGAAGGACTGCGTCGTGGTCAGCCGGTCCTCGATACCGGCTATCCCATCCGTGTGGCGGTGGGCAAGGCCGTTTTGGGACGCATCCTCAACGTGGTGGGCGATCCCATTGACGATCGCGGTGAGGTCAAGTCGGATTTCTACTCCTTTATCCATAACGAAGCCCCGGAGCTGACCGACTTGAGCGTGAAGCCAGAGATCCTAGTCACTGGCATCAAGGTGATTGATTTGCTGGCTCCTTACGTAAAGGGCGGTAAGATCGGGCTGTTTGGAGGCGCCGGCGTGGGCAAGACGGTGCTCATTATGGAGCTGATCAATAACATAGCCAAGTCCCATGGCGGCTACTCCGTGTTCGTGGGCGCAGGAGAGCGTACCCGCGAGGGCAACGATCTGTACCACGAGATGATCGAGTCCAAGGTCATCTCCCTGGAGGATGACTCCTCGAAGGTGGTTCTGGTCTTTGGCCAGATGAACGAGCCCCCGGGCGCTCGCTCCCGTGTGGTGCTCACCGGACTGACCATCGCCGAATATTTCCGCGACGTGGACGGGCAGGATGTGCTGCTCTTCATTGACAACATTTTCCGTTTCACCCAGGCGGGATCGGAGGTGTCGGCTTTGCTCGGGCGCATTCCCTCGGCGGTGGGCTATCAGCCTACCTTAGGAACCGACATGGGCACCATGCAGGAACGGATCACTAGTACCCGCAACGGTTCCATCACTTCTGTTCAGGCTGTCTACGTGCCCGCCGATGATCTCAGTGATCCTGCTCCGGCGGCTACCTTTTCGCATTTGGACGCTACCACCGTGCTCTCGCGTCCCATTGCTGAGTTGGGTATTTATCCGGCTGTGGATCCCTTGGACTCCTCGTCCCGCATCCTCGATCCCGATGTTGTAGGCGAGGAGCACTACAATGTGGCTCGAGCAGTTCAGAAGACTCTGCAGGCTTACAAGTCGCTGCAGGACATCATCGCCATTCTGGGAATGGATGAACTGTCTGAGGAGGATAAGTTGACGGTGGCCAGGGCTCGCAAGATGCAGCGTTTCCTTTCGCAGCCGTTCCAAGTGGCTGAGATCTTCACTGGACACCCGGGAAAGCTGGTGCCTGTGGAGAAGTGTGTGGAGGGCTTCAAACGTTTGTTGAATGGTGAATATGACGATATCCCGGAGATTGCCTTCTACATGGTCGGAGATGCCGAAGAGGTGCTGGCCAAGGCCACCCAACTGGCCGCCTCCATGTCAGGGGATGCTCCTCCAGCCAAGGCGGAAGCCAAGAAGGACGaaaagaaggacacaaagCCAGAGGAGGGCAAGAAGGAGGAGCCGCCCAAGGGAGAAGACAAAAAGGAGGAGGCAAAGGATGACAAGCCAAAAGAACCGGAAAAGAAAGATTAA
- the IntS9 gene encoding integrator 9, translated as MRLYCLSGDLAKPCYIITFKGLRIMLDCGLTEQTVLNFLPLPFVQSLKWSNLPNFVPSRDHDPQMDGELKDCCGRVFVDSTPEFNLPMDKMLDFSEVDVILISNYLNMLALPYITENTGFKGKVYATEPTLQIGRFFLEELVDYIEVSPKACTARLWKEKLHLLPSPLSEAFRAKKWRTIFSLKDVQGSLSKVTIMGYDEKLDILGAFIATPVSSGYCLGSSNWVLSTAHEKICYVSGSSTLTTHPRPINQSALKHADVLIMTGLTQAPTVNPDTKLGELCMNVALTIRNNGSALIPCYPSGVVYDLFECLTQNLENAGLNNVPMFFISPVADSSLAYSNILAEWLSSAKQNKVYLPDDPFPHAFYLRNNKLKHYNHVFSEGFSKDFRQPCVVFCGHPSLRFGDAVHFIEMWGNNPNNSIIFTEPDFPYLQVLAPFQPLAMKAFYCPIDTSLNYQQANKLIKELKPNVLVIPEAYTKPHPSAPNLFIEQPDKKIITFKCGEIIRLPLKRKLDRIYITSELAQKISPKEVAAGVTFSTLTGVLQVKDKVHCIQPCADSVKDETISSNSAPTKEDVLKNVKYEYGSIDVDAVMKKLAQDGFSNIKLDRTGGALTLNLVNEDTVIKFEDNETHIICGGKPTTRLKLRDTIMKCLQSF; from the exons ATGCGATTG TATTGTCTCAGCGGGGACCTGGCCAAGCCATGTTATATCATTACCTTCAAGGGCCTGCGGATTATGCTGGACTGCGGTCTCACGGAGCAGACAGTCCTGAATTTCCTTCCGCTGCCCTTCGTTCAGTCACTGAAGTGGTCCAATCTGCCCAACTTCGTGCCCAGTCGGGATCATGATCCCCAAATGGATGGCGAGTTGAAGGACTGCTGTGGCCGGGTTTTCGTGGACTCGACGCCCGAGTTTAATCTACCCATGGACAAAATGCTGGATTTCAGCGAAGTGGATGTGATACTTATCTCGAATTATCTTAATATGCTGGCCTTGCCGTATATCACGGAAAACACGGGGTTCAAGGGCAAAGTCTATGCCACGGAGCCAACGCTGCAGATCGGCCGATTTTTCCTGGAGGAGCTGGTGGACTATATCGAAGTGTCGCCCAAGGCGTGCACCGCGCGCTTGTGGAAGGAGAAGCTTCATCTGCTGCCCAGTCCCTTGAGCGAAGCCTTTCGCGCCAAGAAGTGGCGCACTATCTTTAGTCTTAAGGATGTCCAAGGCAGTCTGTCCAAGGTGACCATCATGGGCTACGACGAGAAGCTGGACATCCTCGGAGCTTTTATCGCCACTCCTGTCAGCTCGGGCTACTGCCTGGGCTCGAGCAACTGGGTACTGAGCACGGCGCATGAAAAGATTTGCTATGTCAGTGGTTCCTCCACGTTGACCACACATCCGCGGCCCATCAATCAGTCGGCGCTGAAGCACGCCGATGTACTCATTATGACCGGACTGACGCAGGCGCCGACGGTAAATCCGGACACGAAGCTGGGCGAGCTCTGCATGAATGTGGCCTTGACGATCCGCAACAATGGGTCTGCCTTGATTCCCTGTTATCCTTCGGGCGTTGTCTATGACCTCTTTGAGTGCCTCACCCAGAATTTGGAAAACGCTGGCCTAAACAATGTTCCCATGTTCTTTATTTCCCCTGTGGCAGACAGCTCCTTGGCGTATTCTAATATCCTGGCCGAGTGGCTTAGTTCCGCCAAGCAGAACAAAGTGTATCTTCCAGACGATCCTTTCCCACATGCCTTTTACCTTCGCAACAACAAGCTGAAGCACTATAACCATGTGTTCTCCGAGGGCTTTAGCAAGGACTTCCGGCAG CCCTGCGTGGTCTTTTGTGGCCATCCTAGCTTGCGTTTCGGCGACGCTGTTCACTTTATCGAGATGTGGGGCAATAACCCTAACAACTCCATCATATTCACGGAGCCGGACTTTCCGTATCTGCAAGTACTGGCGCCCTTCCAACCACTGGCCATGAAGGCTTTTTACTGTCCCATCGACACCTCTTTGAATTATCAGCAGGCAAATAAGCTGATCAAGGAGTTGAAACCAAATGTGCTTGTCATCCCAGAGGCATACACAAAACCACATCCCTCGGCCCCAAATTTGTTCATTGAACAGCCGGATAAGAAGATAATAACGTTCAAGTGCGGCGAGATCATACGTCTGCCATTAAAACGGAAGCTGGATCGAATTTACATTACCTCGGAACTGGCCCAAAAGATATCGCCAAAGGAGGTGGCGGCCGGCGTGACCTTCTCCACATTGACAGGAGTTTTGCAAGTTAAGGACAAGGTCCACTGCATCCAGCCATGTGCGGATAGCGTTAAAGACGAGACCATCTCGAGCAACAGCGCTCCGACAAAGGAGGATGTGCTGAAGAACGTCAAATACGAGTATGGCAGCATTGATGTAGATGCAGTGATGAAGAAGCTGGCACAGGATGGCTTCTCCAACATCAAGCTAGACCGCACTGGCGGCGCTCTGACTCTGAACCTTGTCAATGAGGACACAGTCATTAAGTTCGAGGACAACGAGACGCATATTATCTGCGGCGGAAAGCCAACAACCCGGCTCAAGCTGCGAGACACCATCATGAAATGCTTACAGagtttttaa
- the CG43295 gene encoding uncharacterized protein — protein sequence MSQQIRVVQCIQCKMYQVDFVKKASTWQCKICRQKQSLLKEFFRGSAAECRVKVQHLNLERGMQEECLNTGLFLTAKQQLEEEKDCQEKEENTTPQKKTNKWANYVDNTIETTQKPAAKPTKTDELSDEISMNFKKTRNTGPRSSKRSAENMPTVTKKICSKWNDFL from the exons ATGTCCCAGCAAATTCGCGTGGTACAATGCATTCAATGCAAAATGTACCAG GTGGACTTCGTGAAAAAGGCAAGCACATGGCAGTGTAAAATTTGCCGCCAAAAGCAAAGTTTGCTCAAGGAATTCTTTCGAGGATCGGCAGCGGAATGCCGGGTTAAGGTGCAGCATCTCAACTTAGAGCGCGGAATGCAGGAGGAATGTCTGAACACGGGCTTATTCCTCACGGCAAAGCAACAGCTCGAAGAGGAGAAAGACTGCCaagaaaaagaggaaaacaccACACCTcagaagaaaacaaataaatgggCAAACTATGTGGATAATACCATTGAAACTACTCAAAAGCCTGCAGCAAAACCTACGAAAACCGATGAACTTTCCGACGAAATCTCTATGAACTTTAAGAAAACCAGGAACACAGGGCCACGATCCTCTAAACGTTCCGCTGAAAATATGCCAACAGTTACTAAGAAAATTTGCTCTAAGTGGAACGACTTCTTGTAA
- the CG13074 gene encoding uncharacterized protein, giving the protein MDVLSHYSSPIVEFPATQPLEKQHALVDNCTGTDPPPPSQDAATGTQEKLHVATQTEQRVVSSKDVEYDERALAKWLRQICPMVERELMNPTPLMEDLTMSQCRLEEKLQVYTYQKLIMGGAENSQGLAIWLCVHTNNAPVLVATTVAPHDDWCEHVDQQLKLFVPQRMSVGNLVIYTEAKTLPLKSCLRSLCTNPFNKTMFAGSTMDGELFIWLYEQARGSDSSVDIKQLYSVSSTQGAAVALDWPREHLLLACFANGSVRQWDLSRQMALDWEYTLPATVSSEPTAMVTLGLDDFVVGTNDGGVYRCWNTGRQTAAIKQIKLLALRRHRFMVSTLLRTEMEGNLFVLSCDLSGQAFYHDMRLVDEDMAQLIVQIPLPFKNVIACSRDGNIIFCPANDGSLEYYRVSDGAHAHVKGGLRGKGSLIRSSDNGRWLIAGLYGDEFQIFYVEH; this is encoded by the exons ATGGACGTACTATCGCATTACAGCTCACCCATAGTTGAATTTCCGGCCACGCAGCCTTTGGAGAAGCAGCATGCCCTGGTGGACAACTGTACGGGCACCGATCCACCTCCTCCCAGCCAAGATGCCGCCACAGGAACGCAGGAGAAGCTGCATGTGGCCACACAAACAGAGCAACGAGTAGTTAGTAGTAAGGATGTGGAATACGATGAGAGGGCTTTGGCGAAGTGGTTGCGACAGATCTGCCCCATGGTCGAACGGGAGCTAATGAATCCCACGCCTCTGATGGAGGATCTAACGATGAGCCAGTGCCGCTTGGAGGAGAAACTGCAGGTGTACACGTACCAGAAACTGATAATGGGTGGTGCAGAAAACTCGCAAGGACTGGCTATCTGGCTGTGTGTGCATACGAATAACGCCCCAGTTCTGGTGGCCACCACTGTAGCTCCCCATGATGACTGGTGCGAGCATGTGGATCAGCAGCTAAAACTCTTTGTTCCCCAAAGAATGTCCGTTGGCAACTTGGTGATTTATACAGAGGCCAAAACTCTACCCCTAAAATCCTGTTTGCGAAGTCTGTGCACAAATCCGTTCAACAAGACCATGTTCGCTGGTTCGACCATGGACGGAGAGCTCTTCATCTGGTTATATGAGCAGGCGAGGGGTTCCGATTCCAGCGTCGATATCAAACAGCTATACAGTGTATCCTCCACCCAGGGAGCTGCAGTGGCTCTGGACTGGCCGCGGGAACATCTTCTGTTGGCCTGCTTTGCCAATGGCAGCGTTCGCCAGTGGGATTTAAGCAGGCAGATGGCTCTGGATTGGGA ATACACCCTGCCCGCAACGGTTAGCTCAGAGCCTACGGCAATGGTGACCCTTGGTCTGGATGACTTCGTCGTGGGCACTAACGATGGTGGCGTCTATCGCTGCTGGAACACCGGCCGGCAAACCGCAGCCATCAAGCAGATCAAATTGTTGGCCCTACGGCGACATCGATTCATGGTTTCCACCCTCCTCCGTACCGAAATGGAGGGCAACCTGTTCGTCCTGAGCTGCGATCTCAGTGGACAGGCCTTTTATCACGATATGCGGCTTGTGGATGAG GACATGGCTCAGTTGATAGTACAAATTCCACTTCCCTTTAAAAACGTAATCGCCTGTAGTCGGGATGGCAACATCATCTTTTGCCCAGCCAATGATGGGTCACTGGAATACTATAGGGTGAGCGATGGAGCCCATGCCCATGTCAAGGGAGGACTTCGCGGCAAGGGAAGCCTTATCCGTAGTAGCGACAATGG ACGCTGGTTAATTGCAGGCCTCTATGGCGACGAGTTCCAGATATTCTACGTAGAACACTAA